A single region of the Pyricularia oryzae 70-15 chromosome 4, whole genome shotgun sequence genome encodes:
- a CDS encoding metallopeptidase: MAPLFSALKSIRRASRHSFKTAPPPSPVPEHDTASAGESSSDADAASNGTAPTSGSITPPSISAQSDPALNLSLPTARDDDGPYNIASRPPMPGQRESGFASGSNRYSMYGAGSGSVSTPPGTSPPPKRPSRGKYAPRILNIEDRTFVHQKLLTMRGEVGEPSKLVDGTVTVHYQNNQMPSLEFPVCSSHFKALVPLFPGTNRLRLDYTSSKHTRGELNSSWITVNYVPTTNCPPLQLAILVAKDSPRTFDSVPNRVEREGNGLDAAVRKFRMAAYLWQAFTAEQMALHAKAEKTHADPHRPAAVVDYRSFRFEEEWTHGSFSSRDQENGTMRSEARVHIVEMDKTVDQIRDANLAQQNQDAKDPGGLFDIAMGALKDYFKPQPGQKHYVAALILDSHWDPSNQLITGHAALGGGNGEVNLGLFGSHCLWSYPTCIEEVDACFTDCNPTDSKFVANDCREAGSSWEACNIGIGSHLHEVGHLFGLPHRPSGVMCRDYVRLHRSFVAREAFCTRTKEKGGPVDDKEECQWTWLDYLTLRTHPCFLTSMDNMTTDMGVLAWPTDPDSVMLTSQAGLSHIELYADGEEDCCETITFDKDTRSTMLREKDLRYKLPTNKRLAPFRMIARSFGGGRFETADFKRLAAVDSNFKLDGRTFWRSPRVGASSLEDSEQHEVVCTPARQGEDNKSRVMKRIVVYSGSYLNGIEFVYDDDSRQLFGNKGGKPGGDTFDLNIPRGEQLAGFKVKSGSWVDAIQILTDQNRRSTWFGTAGNGTLTTTHLVPPRGFRICGVAGSCGSWVDAFQIVYRRG; encoded by the exons ATGGCGCCATTGTTCAGCGCTCTAAAGAGCATCCGGAGAGCTTCGAGGCACAGCTTCAAGACGGCACCACCGCCCTCCCCGGTCCCGGAACATGACACAGCTTCAGCCGGCGAGTCTTCGAGTGACGCCGATGCTGCTAGTAACGGCACTGCTCCCACCAGCGGCTCCATAACTCCCCCGTCCATATCCGCGCAGTCGGACCCAGCTCTTAACCTCAGCTTACCGACCGCTCGGGATGATGATGGACCTTACAACATCGCCAGCCGGCCGCCGATGCCCGGCCAGCGCGAAAGTGGCTTCGCATCCGGTTCGAACCGATACAGCATGTATGGGGCTGGATCCGGGTCAGTATCGACCCCGCCTGGTACATCACCGCCCCCGAAAAGGCCATCGCGGGGCAAATACGCACCCAGAATCTTGAATATTGAGGACAGGACCTTC GTTCACCAAAAGCTACTAACTATGAGAGGCGAGGTTGGCGAGCCCAGCAAGCTGGTCGATGGCACCGTGACAGTGCATTATCAAAACAACCAGATGCCCTCTCTCGAGTTCCCAGTATGCTCATCTCACTTCAAGGCCTTAGTACCCCTTTTCCCAGGTACCAACAGACTTCGGCTCGATTACACGAGCTCTAAGCACACTCGCGGGGAGCTGAATTCTTCATGGATTACCGTCAACTACGTACCGACTACGAACTGCCCCCCGCTGCAATTGGCTATCTTGGTGGCCAAGGACTCTCCCAGAACATTCGATTCCGTGCCCAACAGGGTCGAGCGTGAGGGGAATGGACTGGATGCCGCCGTTCGTAAATTCCGAATGGCCGCTTATCTGTGGCAAGCTTTCACGGCCGAGCAAATGGCATTGCATGCCAAGGCGGAGAAGACACACGCGGATCCCCACCGCCCTGCGGCGGTAGTAGACTACAGATCGTTCAGGTTTGAGGAGGAATGGACCCATGGCTCATTCAGCAGTCGCGACCAAGAGAATGGGactatgcgatcggaggCTCGAGTTCACATTGTCGAGATGGACAAGACAGTGGACCAGATTCGTGACGCCAACCTGGCTCAGCAAAATCAGGATGCGAAGGACCCTGGTGGTCTTTTCGATATTGCAATGGGCGCCCTCAAGGACTACTTCAAACCGCAGCCGGGACAAAAGCACTACGTGGCCGCTCTTATCCTAGACTCACACTGGGATCCTTCTAATCAACTCATCACGGGCCATGCTGCTTTGGGTGGTGGTAATGGCGAGGTAAACCTGGGTCTGTTTGGATCGCATTGTTTGTGGAGCTATCCGACGTGCATAGAAGAGGTGGACGCCTGCTTCACGGACTGCAACCCTACAGACTCGAAATTTGTAGCCAACGATTGTCGGGAGGCTGGCAGTAGCTGGGAAGCTTGCAACATCGGTATTGGTTCACACCTTCACGAAGTCGGTCATCTCTTTGGCCTACCCCATCGACCTTCGGGAGTCATGTGTCGCGACTACGTGCGCCTACATCGCAGCTTTGTCGCCCGCGAGGCATTCTGCACCAGGACCAAGGAGAAGGGCGGACCGGTGGACGACAAGGAGGAATGCCAATGGACTTGGCTGGACTATTTGACCCTTCGCACACATCCTTGCTTCTTGACGTCAATGGACAACATGACAACCGACATGGGAGTCTTGGCCTGGCCAACTGATCCAGATTCGGTCATGCTAACTTCGCAAGCCGGACTATCTCATATCGAACTTTATGCTGATGGCGAGGAGGATTGCTGCGAAACTATTACATTTGACAAGGACACGCGCTCTACCATGCTGCGGGAGAAGGATTTGCGTTACAAGCTCCCAACGAACAAGCGGCTGGCTCCGTTCCGTATGATCGCGCGCTCGTTCGGGGGAGGAAGGTTCGAAACTGCAGATTTTAAGCGACTAGCGGCCGTCGACTCCAACTTCAAGCTCGATGGAAGGACATTTTGGAGAAGTCCACGCGTTGGTGCATCCAGCCTGGAGGATTCGGAACAGCACGAGGTTGTCTGCACCCCGGCGCGTCAAGGCGAAGACAACAAGAGCAGAGTCATGAAGCGCATAGTCGTTTACTCTGGCAGCTATCTCAACGGCATAGAGTTTGTTTATGACGATGATTCGCGCCAGTTGTTTGGAAACAAGGGCGGGAAGCCTGGGGGCGACACTTTTGACCTGA ATATTCCCCGCGGCGAGCAGCTTGCGGGCTTTAAAGTGAAGTCTGGAAGCTGGGTCGACGCAATCCAGATCTTGACAGATCAGAACAGGCGATCGACATGGTTTGGCACCGCGGGCAACGGTACCCTTACTAC GACGCACCTTGTACCTCCCAGAGGGTTCCGCATCTGTGGTGTCGCTGGATCATGCGGCTCATGGGTGGATGCTTTCCAAATCGTTTACCGACGTGGTTGA